GACACGAAAAGCGAACGCCCCGCGCCAACGCCTTCATCCTCGATGGCGATCGCATTTTCCGCGCTAACTTCATTGACAACCGTGGCGACCTGGTTTCGTCCGGGGCCCGGGCTTCGGGGTGGTGTGGTTTTCGCGATGTGGACCGCTCTCGTGAGCAATTCTTAGCCGTGGATGTCGGCCACTTCCCGGCGTGGTTTGGGCGGCGAGATTTGTCGTACCCGGCTGTCATGATGTGGTTATGTCTTCGATCGCATCCGCTGGCGCCGTGGTGGTGAGTCCTGCTGAGCGGCTTGAGGTGTTGTTCGAGGAGTTGGCGGAGTTGGCTGGTCAGCGAAACGCGATCGATGGGCGCATCGTGGAGATCGTCGCCGAGCTCGACCGCGACGAGCTGTGCGGCGCGACGGGTGCGCGCTCGGTGGCGGCGTTGGTGGCGTGGAAGCTTGGCTCGTCGTCGGCAAATGCGCACACGATCGCCACGGTGGCGCGCCGGATGGCGGAGTTTCCGCGCTGTGTGCAGGCGATGGCCCAGGGTCGGCTGTCGCTGGATCAGGTCGGGGTGATCGCGGCGCGGGCCGGCGAGGGATCCGATGAGCACTATGCGCAGCTGGCCGAGGTCGCGACGGTCAGCCAGCTGCGCACCGCGGTCAAGCTGGAACCGCGACCCCAACCCGGTCCTCGGCCCGAACCGCAGCCCTCGATCACCATGACCTCCGACGAGCAGTTCAGCTGTTGGCGGATCACACTGGGGCACCTGGATGCGGCGAAGTTCGAGGCCGCGCTGGCGTCGCATCGGGATGCGCTGATCGCCCAGTGGAAACACGACCACGGCGATGGCGAGCGCGCCTGCGATGCTGCGCCGCCGTTGCCGGGCACTGTGGAGGCGTTTATGCGTCTGGTGGAGGCGGGGTGGGATGCCGAGGCGGCCCGCCGCCCCCACGGGCAGCACACCACTGTGGTGGTGCATGTCGATGTGGCCCGGCACGTTGCGGCGTTGCATCTGGGTCCGCTGCTCACCGACGCCGAACGCCGATACCTGACCTGTGATGCCACCTGTGAAGTCTGGTTCGAACGTGACGGCGAGCCCGTTGGCGCCGGGCGGGTGACCCGCACCGTCAACCGGCGGCTTCGCCGCGCGCTCGAGCACCGCCACCCCACCTGCGCGGTCCCCGGCTGTGGGGCGACCCGCGGTCTGCACGCCCACCACATCCGGCACTGGGAGGACGGCGGCCTGACCGAGTTGGCCAACCTGGTGCTGGTCTGCCCCTATCACCACCGGTTGCACCACCGCGGCGTCATCACCATCACCGGCCCCGCAGACCATCTCATGGTCACCGACAACGCCGGGCAACCCCTTGAAGCAGGATCACTCGCGCGCCCACCCAACCGTCCCCCGCCCGCGGTCCCACCATGGCCCGGGCCCACCGGCGAACGCGCCCACTGGTGGTGGTACCAACCCTTCCAACCCCAACCACCACCAACAAAAAACTAGATAGCTCACCACCACCGCTCACACAAACACGTTGGGGCATCAAGAAATTCGTTCGCGATGCGTGCAACACCCGCAGCGCCATTCGCGCCGACATGCCCCTAACGTCAGCCAAGCCGGGCGATGTACCAGCAGACGGAAAGCCATGCCGTCATGGCCAAAGCCGGCGCCAAACGGGCAGCCAACCAGTCTCGGTAGGGCCATACGTGCGCGATCGCCATCAGGCAGGGCTAAGGTTCAAGCTCAACGGCGACGCGGAGGGCGGCACGGTCGTATGAACACCGAATTCACGCTGACTCAGAAACGTGCCCTCGCGGTTTTGACGCTGATCGCGCTGTTGTTCGGCGCTTACTTCCTGCGCGACTATTTCGTGCTGATCGTGGTGGCCGCGGTCGGCGCGTACCTGTTCACGCCGTTGTTCAATTGGTTCAACCGGCGCCTCGGCACCGGCTTGTCGGCCGCGTGCACCTTGTTGTCGGCACTGGCCGCCGTGATCGCGCCGGTCGGCCTTTTTATCGTCTTGGCCGTCGTCCAGATCTCCCGCATGCTCGACAGCATTTCCGGGTGGGTCAAGACCACCGACCTGAGCGGGCTCGGCGATAAGATCTTGCACATCGTCAACGACCTTGCGGCCCGAGTTCCCTTCCTGCACATCACGATCAATGCGGAAATGCTGCGAAAAGCGATGATCACCGGCGCGCAGGATGTCGGGCAGTGGCTCCTGCAAACCTTACAGGGCGCGGCGGGAAGCGTCTTCGGCGCCATTGCCTACGGGATCATCTTTCTCTACGTCTTTCTCGCGCTGCTGGTGCACCGGGAGAAGTTGCGCACGTTGATCGGTCAGCTCAACCCGCTCGGTGAAGAAGTCACAGACCTATACCTGAAGAAGACCGGTGCAATGGTGCGCGGCACCGTGTTCGGCCAGTTCGTCATCGCGTTATGCCAAGGTGTCGCGGGAGCCGGGTCGATCTACGTCGCCGGATTCCACCACGGATTCTTCATTTTCGCGATTCTGCTCACGGCCCTGTCGATCATTCCGTTGGGCGGCGGGATCGTGACGATTCCATTCGGCATCGGAATGATCTTCTACGGCAACATCTTCGGCGGCGCGTTCGTGATTCTGTGGCATCTGCTGGTGGTCACCAACATCGACAACTTCTTACGCCCGGTCCTGGTACCGCGGGACGCCCGGCTGAATTCGGCGCTGATGCTGCTGTCGGTTTTCGCCGGCATCGCCATGTTCGGCCCCTGGGGCATCGTCATCGGGCCGGTACTGATGATCCTGATCGTCACGACCATCGACGTATACCTGGCGGTCTACAAGGGCGTCGAGCTGGTGAAGCCGGACGACAAACCACCTGCGCGCGTCCCCTGGCTGCCGCGCCGGAAGGCGAAGGAGTCAGAGGTTAAGTCAGCCGCTCAGTGAGGAATTCGACGACCCGCTTGCGGGCCTCGTAAGCAGGATGGCCGTCGACCTCGCGGACCTCGTCGGTGAGCACCGAGTGCGCAGCCTTACCGAAACCGTGTGCGTTGCCCGGGCGCGAATCGATCTCGATCACCTCGAACGCGTCGCCAAGGCGCTCCTTGAGCGCGCTGAATCGGTCACGCGGGGACATCCGGTCCTCGCTGAATCGCAAACCCAGGGCGCACAAGCCTTCGCTGGCAGCGCGATTGGCGATCGTGGTGATTTCGGATTCACTGAGCCCGGTGTCGCCGCGCCGGGTCGCACCGAGCGGCAACGGTACCGACGGCTGGCTGAGCACCGGGGCCAGCACGCTGTCGTCGACCGCGGCCGCCAGCGCGAAACCGCCGGTGAAGCAGTTGCCGATCACGCCCACGCCCTTGCCCGGCGTCGACGCCTTGAGGTCACGGGCCAACGCACGCAGGAATAGCGATACCGGCCGCTGCTTGTTCGTCGCGAAGGCGGCGAATTCCTTTGCCACACAAGCTCGCGCGACGACCGCCGTTGTGTAGCCGGCTGTCTTCGGCTTGCCCGGCTCGCCGAACAGTGACGGCATGGCGACAGTGAAGCCGTTGTCCACCAGGTGATTACCCAGGCCCAGCACGCCGGGATGGATTCCGGGTATCTCGGGTATCAGCACCACGCCCGGACCGCTGCCCTTGCGATAGACGTCATGGGTGTAGCCGTCACCGGTGAACGGTGCCGACACCCATCCGGACAGGTCTGCTTCGGGTGCTGTCACGCGAGTCGCTCCTATCGACCGGTCGGCAGGGGCGACTGCAACTGCGTCGCCGCCGCCAGCGTACGGAACTGATCGGTATTTCCGGCACCAGTGATCGCGATCTGGGTGACGCCGCCCGGGCTGGTCAGCTTGGTGGTCCACACCGGCTCGGCATCGGCAGCACTGTCACCGGAACCGCGATAGACGATCCAGTTGGTGCCCGCGACGTCGACCGTTCCGGTCGGATACGCCGACGGATGGATGGAACGGACCAGCTTGTCCTCGTCGGCGTTGCTCTGCGTGAGGCTCACATACATTCCGGTCGGGCCGATGTACCCGACGGTCGAAGTGGCCGCGTTCAGCCGCTGACCATTGGCCGTCCGCCCACTCTCGATACCGCCGCGGCCGCCGGAGTTGGGCTGCCAGCCGGCGGGCAACTGGGGCAACCGGATGGGAAAGCCCAGCGTCTGAGCATCCGCGCGCAGCGCCGCCGCCGCGTCGTAGGACGGGATTGTGCCCTTGTTCGCCCCGGTCGGCCGGA
The DNA window shown above is from Mycobacterium sp. Aquia_216 and carries:
- a CDS encoding AI-2E family transporter, whose amino-acid sequence is MNTEFTLTQKRALAVLTLIALLFGAYFLRDYFVLIVVAAVGAYLFTPLFNWFNRRLGTGLSAACTLLSALAAVIAPVGLFIVLAVVQISRMLDSISGWVKTTDLSGLGDKILHIVNDLAARVPFLHITINAEMLRKAMITGAQDVGQWLLQTLQGAAGSVFGAIAYGIIFLYVFLALLVHREKLRTLIGQLNPLGEEVTDLYLKKTGAMVRGTVFGQFVIALCQGVAGAGSIYVAGFHHGFFIFAILLTALSIIPLGGGIVTIPFGIGMIFYGNIFGGAFVILWHLLVVTNIDNFLRPVLVPRDARLNSALMLLSVFAGIAMFGPWGIVIGPVLMILIVTTIDVYLAVYKGVELVKPDDKPPARVPWLPRRKAKESEVKSAAQ
- a CDS encoding dienelactone hydrolase family protein, which encodes MTAPEADLSGWVSAPFTGDGYTHDVYRKGSGPGVVLIPEIPGIHPGVLGLGNHLVDNGFTVAMPSLFGEPGKPKTAGYTTAVVARACVAKEFAAFATNKQRPVSLFLRALARDLKASTPGKGVGVIGNCFTGGFALAAAVDDSVLAPVLSQPSVPLPLGATRRGDTGLSESEITTIANRAASEGLCALGLRFSEDRMSPRDRFSALKERLGDAFEVIEIDSRPGNAHGFGKAAHSVLTDEVREVDGHPAYEARKRVVEFLTERLT
- a CDS encoding HNH endonuclease signature motif containing protein; the protein is MSSIASAGAVVVSPAERLEVLFEELAELAGQRNAIDGRIVEIVAELDRDELCGATGARSVAALVAWKLGSSSANAHTIATVARRMAEFPRCVQAMAQGRLSLDQVGVIAARAGEGSDEHYAQLAEVATVSQLRTAVKLEPRPQPGPRPEPQPSITMTSDEQFSCWRITLGHLDAAKFEAALASHRDALIAQWKHDHGDGERACDAAPPLPGTVEAFMRLVEAGWDAEAARRPHGQHTTVVVHVDVARHVAALHLGPLLTDAERRYLTCDATCEVWFERDGEPVGAGRVTRTVNRRLRRALEHRHPTCAVPGCGATRGLHAHHIRHWEDGGLTELANLVLVCPYHHRLHHRGVITITGPADHLMVTDNAGQPLEAGSLARPPNRPPPAVPPWPGPTGERAHWWWYQPFQPQPPPTKN
- a CDS encoding DUF4245 domain-containing protein, translating into MAGEPSPAPRPAKPRLLQDGRDMFWSLAPLVIGCILLAGMVGMCSFRPTGANKGTIPSYDAAAALRADAQTLGFPIRLPQLPAGWQPNSGGRGGIESGRTANGQRLNAATSTVGYIGPTGMYVSLTQSNADEDKLVRSIHPSAYPTGTVDVAGTNWIVYRGSGDSAADAEPVWTTKLTSPGGVTQIAITGAGNTDQFRTLAAATQLQSPLPTGR